The Toxorhynchites rutilus septentrionalis strain SRP chromosome 1, ASM2978413v1, whole genome shotgun sequence genome contains the following window.
ACATTGGCCAAGCCAACTCGTCGATTCCGTGGCATCCTCCAAGGCTGTCGTCGAAGAATGTAAAGTGTGCCTGGCGGCACTCATATCTCCCACGGATCAACTGTGCGATTGGTTGTTCAACTGTTTCTCGTCGTATACTAAGCTACGGAAGGCCGTGGCATACTTCCTGCGGTACATGGGTGTACTGCACGCAACAGCTGCCAAAAAAACATCCTGATGGGGCTTGTGCGGCATCCTCGAAGACACCATGTGAGCCACACACACATCTCACTGCATCCGATCTTCAAGACGCTGAACATGTTCTGTGTCAACTATCCCAGCGTGAAACGTTTCCGACGGAGCTGAAAGCATTACGCAATGGACGACCAGTTGACAAAACATCACCTATGAAATTCTTCAATCCAATGCTCTCCAAGGACGGCCTCATCAAGGTTGGTGGTCGTATTCAAGACTCCAACTCTCCCGAAGGAATGAAGCATCCAATCATCATCTCGAGTAAACACCGACTGGCACACCTGCTTGCTGATCACTACCACCGAACTCTAATGCACGCCGGACCGCAGCTGATGACGACCACCATCAGACAGAAGTTCTGGATTCTACGAGGCAGAGATTTATTGCGTCAAGTGTACCACCAGTGCCATACCTGCTTCCGTAGAAAACCGGTATTGATCCAGCAAGCAACAGCAGATTTACCTAACTCCAGAGTGACACCGTCGCGGCCATTTTCAGTCTCCGGTGTCGACTATTGCGGCCCGATCCTCTTACGTGGTCCACACCGTAGAGCAGGACCAGTCAAAGCATACATCGCTTTATTCGTGTGCTTCTCAACGCGGGCCGTACATCTGGAGCTCGTCAGCGATCTCTCCACAGCAGCATTCCTGGCTGCTCTGAAGCGGTTCATAGCACGACGTGGCAAGGTCTGTGAACTTCATTCAGACAATGCTACAAACTTTAAAGGAGCCGCCAACGAGCTGCATCATCTCTTTAAAATGCTTAAAACGGACGACAGCAGCCGAAAACTCATTTTCGACTGGTGCGCTAATGCAGAAATCAGGTGGAAATTCATTCCACCGCGCGCACCTCACTTTGGTGGTCTGTGGGAGGCGGCGGTGAAATCGGCGAAGAGTCATCTTCTGAAGGAAGTGGGTAATACAACCGTCACCCACGAAGAAATGCTGACCCTGCTCGCCCAGGTCGAAATGTGCCTCAACTCACGGCCCATAACTGAGATGTCCAATGACCCAACGGATCTAGAGGCTCTTACACCGGGTCATTTCCTAGTCGGTTCGAACCTGCAATCGATTCCAGAAGCCGACTACAAGCAATTACCAGACAACAAGCTCAACCGTTGGCAGCTGATGCAAAAACGACTCCAGGCAATTTGGAAGCGCTGGAGCACCGAGTATTTACAGCAGCTGCAAGCCCGTTCATCAAAAGGCATCAAACCTCCCGTTGACATCCGAGTGGGCCGACTAGTCATCATTAAGGACGACAACCTTCCCCCAGCCCAGTGGATGTTGGGTCGCATAACGAAGATTCATCCCGCTCATGATGGTATCGTTAGAGTCGTCACCTTGAAGACGGCATCTGCAGACAATGTTGTCCGTCCTGTCGTCAAACTTTCACTTCTTCCAATGCCATCAAACGTGAACGACGTTGAGAATCCAGCCGGTCCCTATGATGGTAACCGAACTCGCAATGAGCAGCCCATCAATCACCCAATATCTTGGACCGCAGTCAGTTCATCGATTCGTACGCAGCAGTGTCCGTATAGTAATTAAAATACGTGACTATTTTAAGGTGGCCGGAATGATTAGTATATtgttctaaaatgaaaatgaatttctcTTGAAATTGAATTTGTCTAAAGTGAATTTCTTGAATAGCTAATGCTATCTGTTACCTACGTTACGTTACCAAAATGAAAACGATCTAAAACTCAGCCATGTAGAATGCATATGGCCGAGAGTTATAAATATAGTCTAAGTCAGAATTCCGAAGAATACAGACGGTAAATAAAATCTATCTTCCGTTTTTCAATCCGATAAATTCCTCTAGTCCATTGAGGTCGAAGTCCGCCGGTTGTTTTATAGTTCCGAACTTAGTGAAACTTGTGCCCAGGTTTCTCAGCCCGTCCTTAGTGAAAAGGAGAGCGAGACGGATCACAGTTCGTTTTGGGCGGTAGTTCCCATAATCACGTGTATGCAATTGAACAATCCGGTTCAATTGCACCAGCGAAAGGAAAAATTGTTCGTATAATCAAGTGGCATTCACGTTTTTAGGCCCAGAGGCCATTAGTGCCGTTAAGAAAGCCTTCGCGTCGGACAATCCGGGTAATCCGCTGAAAcacaagctctagaagccaaactaaaaggtctgattaaagcaaaaaagcgtggatattggcgaaagttcgtcaatggtttgtcaagggagaccgctatgagcactctttggaatacggctaggagaatgcgtggctggaaccatacaaatgaaagtgaggaatactctgaccgttggattttcaaatttgcaagaaaggtttgtcccgattccgttcctgcacaaagcgtcgtacgcgacattccgctacAATGcaactatgagaatttttcgatggtagaattctcaattgccctcctctcatgtaacaattcagctcctgggatggacaagattaaattcaacttgttgaagaatcttcccgacttggcaaaacagcgtttgctgaacttgttcaacaagtttctggagctgaatattgtcccacatgactggaggcaagtgagagtgatagccatacgaaaacccaacaagccggcttgcgatcacaactcgtataggccgattgcaatgttatcctgtattcgtaaattgttagagaaaatgattctacttcgtttggacaagtgggttgaagcgaacaatttgctgtcaaatacgcagtttggcttccgccgcggtaaagggacgaacgattgtctggcgctgctatcttctgaaatccaaatcgcatttgctcgcaaagaacaaatggcttccgttttcctcgatatcaaaggggcatttgattcagttttcatggaaattctctcagagaaacttcataatcgtggactttcaccaattctgaataatttcctgtaaaatttactgtcagaaaagcacatgtttttcaatcatggcagcttgaaatcttctcgatacagttttatgggcctaccacaaggctcctgcctaagccccctcttgtacagtttttacgtcaatgatatagatgattgtctaactagagactgcacgctgagacaacttgcagacgatggagttatttccatcacgggtactaatcccgtcgttctgcaaaagtcgttgcaagataccctgaacaatctgttcacgtgggccctcaagctgggtatcgaattctctacggagaaaactgaaatggtcgttttttctaggaagcacgaacccgcccaattccagcttcacctatccggcaaaacgatcaagcactcgatgtttttcaaataccttggagtatattttgactctaaatgtacctggggaatacacattgcgtatttgaaacagaaatgccagcaaagaatcaattttctccaaacaataaccgtaacatggtggggtgcccatccaggagacctcattcagttatacaaaacaacgatattatcagtgttagaatatggcagtttttgcttccgatcagctgccaggattcatattctcaagctggagagaatacaac
Protein-coding sequences here:
- the LOC129761202 gene encoding uncharacterized protein LOC129761202 gives rise to the protein MKFFNPMLSKDGLIKVGGRIQDSNSPEGMKHPIIISSKHRLAHLLADHYHRTLMHAGPQLMTTTIRQKFWILRGRDLLRQVYHQCHTCFRRKPVLIQQATADLPNSRVTPSRPFSVSGVDYCGPILLRGPHRRAGPVKAYIALFVCFSTRAVHLELVSDLSTAAFLAALKRFIARRGKVCELHSDNATNFKGAANELHHLFKMLKTDDSSRKLIFDWCANAEIRWKFIPPRAPHFGGLWEAAVKSAKSHLLKEVGNTTVTHEEMLTLLAQVEMCLNSRPITEMSNDPTDLEALTPGHFLVGSNLQSIPEADYKQLPDNKLNRWQLMQKRLQAIWKRWSTEYLQQLQARSSKGIKPPVDIRVGRLVIIKDDNLPPAQWMLGRITKIHPAHDGIVRVVTLKTASADNVVRPVVKLSLLPMPSNVNDVENPAGPYDGNRTRNEQPINHPISWTAVSSSIRTQQCPYSN